Proteins encoded by one window of Egibacteraceae bacterium:
- a CDS encoding CopG family transcriptional regulator gives MEKTSVYLSDAERERLGHLAAVTGRSQSAIIREAIASYQPAAAGGRDLALTGVADGPAGSIADLPDEELLDGFGG, from the coding sequence ATGGAGAAGACGAGTGTCTACCTGTCGGACGCCGAGCGCGAACGGCTGGGACACCTCGCGGCCGTCACGGGACGCTCGCAGTCCGCCATCATCCGCGAGGCGATCGCCAGCTACCAGCCGGCGGCCGCCGGTGGACGCGACCTCGCGCTCACCGGCGTGGCCGACGGGCCCGCCGGATCGATCGCTGACCTGCCCGACGAGGAGCTGCTGGACGGATTCGGCGGGTGA
- a CDS encoding DUF5522 domain-containing protein, producing MATHRRAARPLTEPHQDRLAAEHPQRGAILAGHAAALAAGDAGYVDPASGLLVLTAGFLAERGWCCEQGCRHCPYVQ from the coding sequence ATGGCCACCCACCGGCGCGCCGCCCGCCCGCTCACCGAGCCCCACCAGGACCGCCTTGCTGCCGAGCATCCCCAGCGCGGCGCGATCCTCGCCGGGCACGCCGCCGCGCTGGCCGCCGGGGACGCCGGCTACGTGGATCCCGCCTCGGGGCTGCTCGTCCTCACCGCCGGCTTCCTCGCCGAGCGCGGCTGGTGCTGCGAGCAGGGCTGCCGCCACTGCCCCTACGTCCAGTAG
- a CDS encoding ABC transporter substrate-binding protein — translation MGRRVVSLLPSTTEIVAALGHGDALVGRSHECDFPPEVADLPVISRPRREPVGTSGAIHRGVVELLEQVLSVYEVDPDGLRAADPDLIITQDLCRVCAVPEDDVMTAVRAHLGTEVEVLTSSPMTLDAVLADVVRIGEALDDAAAADGLAARMRAGWDELAASVAGLDRPRLALLEWADPLIAGGNWAPELAEIAGADAVLGIRGGHSPVVSPEALTEADPDVILVAPCGYDLARTLQEREVLARIPGWQDLSAVRAGRVACADGSAFFNRPGPRLVTSAAIITAVVHGIGPAMDLEGRTWQRWT, via the coding sequence GTGGGACGTCGGGTCGTGTCACTGCTGCCGTCCACCACCGAGATCGTCGCGGCGCTCGGCCACGGCGACGCGCTGGTCGGGCGCAGCCACGAGTGCGACTTCCCGCCGGAGGTAGCGGACCTGCCGGTGATCAGCCGGCCACGCCGCGAGCCGGTGGGGACCTCGGGTGCGATCCACCGGGGTGTGGTGGAGCTGCTCGAGCAGGTGCTGTCGGTCTACGAGGTGGATCCCGACGGGCTGCGCGCGGCCGATCCCGACCTGATCATCACCCAGGACCTGTGCCGCGTCTGCGCCGTCCCCGAGGACGACGTCATGACGGCCGTCCGCGCCCACCTCGGCACCGAGGTCGAGGTGCTCACCTCCTCGCCGATGACCCTGGACGCGGTGCTCGCCGACGTCGTGCGCATCGGCGAGGCGCTCGACGATGCCGCCGCCGCCGACGGGCTGGCGGCCCGGATGCGCGCCGGATGGGACGAGCTGGCGGCGAGCGTGGCTGGCCTGGACCGTCCGCGGCTGGCGCTGCTGGAGTGGGCCGATCCGCTGATCGCCGGAGGCAACTGGGCCCCGGAGCTGGCCGAGATCGCCGGCGCCGACGCCGTGCTCGGCATCCGTGGGGGCCACTCACCGGTGGTGTCACCCGAGGCGCTGACCGAGGCCGACCCCGATGTGATCCTCGTCGCGCCCTGCGGCTACGATCTCGCCCGCACGCTGCAGGAGCGCGAGGTGCTCGCGCGCATCCCCGGCTGGCAGGACCTGTCCGCGGTGCGCGCCGGCCGGGTGGCGTGCGCGGACGGCTCGGCGTTCTTCAACCGCCCCGGCCCCCGGCTGGTGACCTCGGCGGCGATCATCACCGCGGTCGTCCACGGGATCGGTCCGGCCATGGACCTGGAAGGACGCACCTGGCAGCGCTGGACGTGA
- a CDS encoding phosphoadenylyl-sulfate reductase: MPVDLMDRVVLDDLEIGEIANDLDDQEPEDVIEWALETFGERLAIITALQVDGMTLLDMAYRVKPDIRVVTVDTGRLPPETLTFLDEIRARYPKANVEVLEPDQAELEAMVDRHGPDPFTKSVPLRLVCCQIRKVRPMLRALEGLDAWFTGLRRDQWASRAAIKKVELDHDHDGIVKLNPLADWSKEEVWDYIAEQGVPTHPLYAQGYTSIGCGPCTRPVAEGEADRAGRWWWETNAPKECGMHCPIETGGFEHEFHAILGEAHGDDSGY; this comes from the coding sequence GTGCCCGTAGACCTGATGGACCGTGTCGTCCTGGACGACCTGGAGATCGGCGAGATCGCCAACGACCTCGACGACCAGGAGCCCGAGGACGTGATCGAGTGGGCCCTGGAGACCTTCGGGGAGCGCCTGGCGATCATCACCGCGCTGCAGGTCGACGGGATGACGCTGCTCGACATGGCCTACCGGGTCAAACCCGACATCCGCGTGGTCACCGTCGACACCGGTCGGCTGCCCCCGGAGACGCTGACGTTCCTCGACGAGATCCGCGCCCGCTACCCCAAGGCCAACGTCGAGGTGCTCGAACCCGACCAGGCCGAGCTCGAGGCCATGGTCGACCGCCACGGCCCCGACCCGTTCACCAAGAGCGTGCCGCTGCGGCTGGTGTGCTGCCAGATCCGCAAGGTGCGCCCGATGCTGCGGGCCCTGGAGGGCCTGGACGCCTGGTTCACCGGACTGCGCCGTGACCAGTGGGCCTCGCGGGCGGCGATCAAGAAGGTCGAGCTCGACCACGACCACGACGGCATCGTGAAGCTGAACCCGCTGGCCGACTGGTCCAAGGAGGAGGTCTGGGACTACATCGCCGAGCAGGGCGTGCCGACCCACCCCCTCTACGCCCAGGGCTACACCTCGATCGGCTGCGGGCCGTGCACCCGCCCGGTCGCCGAGGGCGAGGCCGACCGCGCCGGCCGCTGGTGGTGGGAGACCAACGCCCCCAAGGAGTGCGGTATGCACTGCCCGATCGAGACCGGCGGGTTCGAGCACGAGTTCCACGCCATCCTCGGCGAGGCGCACGGCGATGACAGCGGGTACTGA
- a CDS encoding MoaD/ThiS family protein yields MTTTPVRRRREKPTWELVQRRNSIERLKAEKFPLDIVDELPQLIAMGYEAVPEEDIVRLNWWGLTHDKPKIGTFMVRIKVSGGLLTPAQLRGVGEISKDLGRDYGELTTRQGLQLHWVRLDQLPEVIAAVQATGLTTVGGEGDTVRNITGCPVAGIAKDELFDVTPVIADVARYFYGNRAYSNLPRKHKFTISACPGQCNAPEISDVALVGVIKDGREGFALRVGGGLSSTPRLSRDLGVFVPTEDTIEVLRAVTDAWQSDPKYRVSRAKARIKFMMDDVGPEGFRALVEERLGRTLDDCAAPDPEPGHDHLGLHHQADGRAYIGLSVPMGWMSGEQMGDIADAVEAVGGDIRLTRQQNFIVGNVPAGEVGGLLTRLHTIGFPATRNAVYGNSVACTSHKFCNYSVAETKGKLDEVLELLDERFGADVNPLKIFMDGCPHSCAHHWVGDIGLQGTTTTVPGTKQRVEAYDVTLRGGLGVNAAIGKPLLRRIPTDDLDGVMVRLVGGWLAEKSARNGHGGGYTFRDWCDDRTDDQLQAIAFPEAGEAEDDDGRPIVRVPGTLIELSNGADEIHVSASNVTAILDELAAEHPKLVEYLRLADGSVNPVVNLYIGEDDIRALGGLDASLEPGQELTILPALAGG; encoded by the coding sequence ATGACCACGACACCGGTGCGGCGACGCAGGGAGAAGCCGACCTGGGAGCTCGTGCAGCGACGCAACTCGATCGAGCGCCTGAAGGCGGAGAAGTTCCCCCTGGACATCGTCGACGAGCTGCCCCAGTTGATCGCGATGGGCTACGAGGCCGTGCCCGAGGAGGACATCGTCCGCCTCAACTGGTGGGGTCTCACCCACGACAAGCCCAAGATCGGCACCTTCATGGTGCGCATCAAGGTCTCGGGGGGCCTGCTCACGCCCGCGCAGCTGCGCGGCGTGGGCGAGATCAGCAAGGACCTCGGCCGTGACTACGGCGAGCTGACCACCCGCCAGGGCCTGCAGCTGCACTGGGTGCGCCTGGACCAGCTGCCCGAGGTCATCGCCGCGGTCCAGGCCACGGGCCTGACCACCGTCGGGGGGGAGGGCGACACCGTCCGCAACATCACCGGCTGCCCGGTGGCCGGCATCGCCAAGGACGAGCTGTTCGACGTCACCCCCGTGATCGCCGACGTCGCCCGCTACTTCTACGGCAACCGCGCGTACTCGAACCTGCCCCGCAAGCACAAGTTCACGATCAGCGCCTGCCCCGGCCAGTGCAACGCGCCGGAGATCTCCGACGTCGCGCTCGTGGGCGTGATCAAGGACGGCCGCGAGGGCTTCGCGCTGCGTGTCGGCGGCGGCCTGTCCAGCACCCCGCGCCTGTCGCGCGACCTCGGCGTGTTCGTGCCCACCGAGGACACCATCGAGGTGCTGCGCGCGGTCACCGACGCCTGGCAGTCCGACCCCAAGTACCGGGTCAGCCGGGCCAAGGCGCGCATCAAGTTCATGATGGACGACGTCGGCCCGGAGGGCTTCCGCGCCCTGGTCGAGGAGCGTCTCGGGCGCACCCTCGACGACTGCGCCGCCCCCGACCCCGAGCCCGGCCACGACCACCTCGGCCTGCACCACCAGGCCGACGGGCGCGCCTACATCGGGCTGTCGGTGCCGATGGGGTGGATGAGCGGCGAGCAGATGGGCGACATCGCCGACGCGGTCGAGGCCGTCGGCGGCGACATCCGCCTCACCCGCCAGCAGAACTTCATCGTCGGCAACGTCCCCGCCGGCGAGGTGGGCGGCCTGCTGACCCGGCTGCACACGATCGGCTTCCCCGCCACCCGCAACGCCGTGTACGGCAACTCGGTGGCGTGCACCAGCCACAAGTTCTGCAACTACTCGGTGGCCGAGACCAAGGGCAAGCTCGACGAGGTGCTGGAGCTGCTCGACGAGCGCTTCGGCGCCGACGTCAACCCCCTCAAGATCTTCATGGACGGCTGCCCGCACTCGTGCGCCCACCACTGGGTCGGCGACATCGGGCTGCAGGGCACCACCACGACGGTGCCCGGCACCAAGCAGCGCGTCGAGGCCTACGACGTCACGCTGCGCGGCGGCCTCGGCGTCAACGCCGCGATCGGCAAGCCGCTGCTGCGCCGCATCCCCACCGACGACCTCGACGGGGTGATGGTGCGCCTGGTCGGCGGGTGGCTCGCCGAGAAGTCCGCCCGTAACGGCCACGGCGGCGGCTACACGTTCCGCGACTGGTGCGACGACCGCACCGACGACCAGCTGCAGGCCATCGCGTTCCCCGAGGCCGGCGAGGCCGAGGACGACGACGGCCGCCCGATCGTGCGGGTGCCCGGCACCCTGATCGAGTTGTCCAACGGCGCCGACGAGATCCATGTGTCCGCGTCGAACGTCACGGCCATCCTCGACGAGCTCGCCGCCGAGCACCCCAAGCTCGTGGAGTACCTGCGCCTGGCCGACGGCTCGGTCAACCCGGTGGTGAACCTCTACATCGGCGAGGACGACATCCGCGCGCTGGGCGGCCTCGACGCGTCGCTGGAGCCCGGCCAGGAGCTCACCATCCTGCCGGCCCTCGCCGGCGGCTAG
- a CDS encoding AAA family ATPase translates to MDPTTAEDPQQDWATGPDLLESVWRYRWLVLAVTVLAGLSGFAASYLQPTMYEAEARLLLEAPGSSGVFGDRQSSAAAGGDRYVRNQAEAANSPQVAARAAQLLDSQLTEQAVGEQVQARPSVDVDVLTVSARAPSPEGAALLANAVAQAYGELSREDVQDTAERAVSELTESRSELEAEVARLEGALAAQPDNPLLQAERESAVRDLVDADRLARQISTDAELRGDGISSFQEAEPPGSPAQPQPVRNAAVAAVLGLLAAAAFSWWRAEHTQSADRRQDAAPVLRAPLLGQIPDFKSAGVTGVDPTRTSPHSSPAEAYQFVVASLEYALERSGGTTVVVTSAGPGDGKTVTALNLAVAAARDGRRVLLTDGDQRARGLTRLTEVASKPGLTDLADDAVPFDGCVAKLDATDSEFTFVPVGTPSHDAAGFYRTPSFRKAMSRIRERADLVIIDTPPVLAVSDTSAIAGQADGIVVVVKRGTALSRLEEVRERLAFVGTPVLGYVFNRADPRSASYSYGDYRYGYGYGYGTPPEGSGSGNGNANGSGRGAKPKKSGSAADV, encoded by the coding sequence GTGGACCCGACGACCGCCGAAGACCCCCAGCAGGACTGGGCCACCGGCCCCGACCTGCTCGAGTCGGTCTGGCGCTACCGGTGGCTGGTCCTCGCCGTGACCGTCCTGGCCGGGCTGAGCGGCTTCGCCGCCTCCTACCTGCAACCCACCATGTACGAGGCGGAGGCGCGCCTGCTGCTGGAGGCCCCGGGTTCCAGCGGGGTGTTCGGCGACCGCCAGAGCTCCGCCGCCGCCGGCGGGGACCGCTACGTGCGCAACCAGGCGGAGGCGGCGAACTCCCCGCAGGTCGCGGCTCGGGCCGCGCAGCTGCTCGACTCGCAGCTGACCGAGCAGGCCGTCGGCGAGCAGGTGCAGGCCCGGCCCTCGGTCGACGTCGACGTGCTCACGGTCAGTGCGCGGGCACCCTCCCCGGAAGGGGCGGCGCTGCTGGCCAACGCCGTCGCCCAGGCCTACGGCGAGCTGTCGCGCGAGGACGTGCAGGACACCGCCGAGCGGGCCGTCAGCGAGCTCACCGAGTCCCGCTCGGAGCTGGAGGCCGAGGTCGCCCGGCTCGAGGGGGCGCTGGCCGCGCAGCCGGACAACCCGCTGCTGCAGGCCGAACGCGAGAGCGCGGTGCGCGACCTGGTCGACGCCGACCGCCTGGCCCGCCAGATCAGCACCGACGCGGAGCTGCGCGGCGACGGGATCAGCAGCTTCCAGGAGGCGGAGCCGCCGGGATCGCCGGCCCAGCCCCAGCCGGTGCGCAACGCCGCCGTCGCCGCCGTGCTCGGCCTCCTGGCCGCCGCCGCGTTCTCCTGGTGGCGCGCCGAGCACACCCAGAGCGCCGACCGCCGCCAGGACGCCGCACCGGTCCTGCGCGCGCCGCTGCTCGGCCAGATCCCCGACTTCAAGTCCGCCGGGGTCACCGGCGTGGACCCCACGCGCACGTCCCCGCACTCCTCGCCCGCCGAGGCCTACCAGTTCGTGGTCGCCTCGCTGGAGTACGCCCTGGAGCGCAGCGGTGGGACCACCGTGGTGGTCACCAGCGCGGGGCCCGGCGACGGCAAGACCGTCACCGCCCTGAACCTCGCGGTGGCCGCCGCGCGCGACGGCCGGCGGGTGCTGCTGACCGACGGCGACCAGCGTGCCCGGGGCCTGACCCGGCTGACCGAGGTCGCGTCCAAGCCCGGCCTGACCGACCTGGCCGACGACGCGGTGCCCTTCGACGGGTGCGTCGCCAAGCTCGACGCCACCGACAGCGAGTTCACGTTCGTGCCCGTCGGCACGCCCTCTCACGACGCCGCGGGTTTCTACCGCACGCCGAGCTTCCGCAAGGCCATGAGCCGCATCCGCGAGCGCGCCGACCTCGTCATCATCGACACCCCCCCGGTGCTGGCCGTGTCGGACACCTCGGCGATCGCGGGCCAGGCCGACGGGATCGTCGTCGTGGTCAAGCGGGGCACGGCGCTCAGCCGGCTCGAAGAGGTTCGCGAGCGCCTCGCGTTCGTCGGCACGCCGGTGCTCGGCTACGTGTTCAACCGCGCGGACCCCCGCTCGGCCTCCTACTCCTACGGCGACTACCGCTACGGCTACGGGTACGGCTACGGCACCCCGCCGGAGGGCAGCGGCAGCGGCAACGGCAACGCCAACGGCAGCGGCCGGGGCGCCAAGCCGAAGAAGTCCGGCTCCGCCGCGGACGTGTAG
- a CDS encoding LPXTG cell wall anchor domain-containing protein has protein sequence MRKLITIGLAAGLLLTLMTLPAAAQDAYPPAAPECTLSDSVVEAGDAVTVSCVTWAANTPVTGTLFSTPVVLGTTVTDAQGRLTEGFTIPASTAPGPHTLRMSGLNRQNVQTNVDLALEVVAATGVTPPTTGVTPPRAVPAPRLPRTGGDALLALGLAAGLLAAGGGALGVARRRNQAELSA, from the coding sequence ATGCGAAAGCTCATCACCATCGGCCTCGCGGCCGGACTCCTGCTCACGCTCATGACGCTGCCCGCCGCGGCCCAGGACGCCTACCCGCCGGCGGCTCCGGAGTGCACGCTGAGCGACAGCGTCGTGGAGGCTGGTGACGCCGTCACCGTGTCGTGCGTGACCTGGGCGGCCAACACCCCGGTGACCGGGACGCTGTTCTCCACGCCGGTGGTGCTGGGCACGACGGTCACCGACGCGCAGGGGCGCCTGACCGAGGGGTTCACGATCCCGGCCAGCACCGCGCCGGGACCGCACACGCTGCGCATGTCGGGCCTGAACCGGCAGAACGTGCAGACCAACGTGGACCTGGCGCTCGAGGTCGTCGCCGCGACGGGGGTCACCCCGCCGACCACGGGAGTCACCCCACCCCGGGCCGTGCCCGCGCCGCGCCTGCCCCGCACCGGTGGGGACGCGCTGCTCGCGCTGGGTCTGGCGGCGGGCCTGCTCGCCGCCGGTGGCGGCGCGCTGGGCGTGGCACGCCGGCGCAACCAGGCCGAGCTCAGCGCCTGA
- a CDS encoding LPXTG cell wall anchor domain-containing protein, protein MRKTFGVGIAAAMLLALMALPAAAQDAYPPAAPTCNVTVSSINVSCGGWAPNTPVTATLAGRVLGTLITDAQGRLEGSFEIPADLPPGTHTLRLSGLNAEGVLTNLDLVVTIPGPADGVVAPPRVVSPPRVVSAPGLPRTGGDALLALGLAAGLLAAGGGALGVARRRNQAELSA, encoded by the coding sequence ATGCGTAAGACCTTCGGCGTCGGGATCGCAGCAGCCATGCTGCTGGCCCTCATGGCGCTGCCCGCTGCAGCCCAGGACGCCTATCCGCCGGCGGCGCCGACGTGCAACGTGACCGTCAGCTCGATCAACGTGTCGTGCGGAGGCTGGGCGCCCAACACCCCGGTCACCGCGACCTTGGCGGGGCGGGTGCTCGGCACGCTGATCACCGACGCGCAGGGGCGTCTGGAAGGGTCGTTCGAGATCCCTGCTGATCTCCCACCTGGTACCCACACGCTGCGCCTATCGGGCCTGAACGCGGAGGGCGTGCTGACCAACCTCGACCTCGTCGTCACCATCCCTGGACCGGCTGACGGCGTCGTGGCACCGCCACGGGTCGTGTCACCGCCACGGGTCGTGTCCGCACCGGGCCTGCCCCGCACCGGTGGGGACGCGCTGCTCGCGCTGGGTCTGGCGGCGGGCCTGCTCGCCGCCGGTGGCGGCGCGCTGGGCGTGGCACGCCGGCGCAACCAGGCCGAGCTCAGCGCCTGA